A genome region from Cucumis sativus cultivar 9930 chromosome 4, Cucumber_9930_V3, whole genome shotgun sequence includes the following:
- the LOC101206525 gene encoding apoptosis-enhancing nuclease isoform X1, with translation MDSDHDPLKTPSLRHKCSACYKQYKKKEHLIEHMRVSYHSVHQPRCGVCLKHCKSFESLREHLMGPLSKSNCSKIFSEQGCGLCLRVLDGPESLSDHQDICCITAPVHQGTSLPPTDLSDCYEEDRSDRGLGAIAIDCVMAGGGSDGALDICVWICLVDEDEKLIFNTFVQPQIPITNYRHEVTGLKEEHMRYAMPLKNVQEKVLKLLLNGESIGRLRLNGGKAKLLVGHDLEHDLDCLRLNYPDHMLRDTARYHPLMKTNLVSHSLKYLTRAYLGYDIRQDGHDPYENCVSVMRLYKRMRSLDHHRQVMTLSITPSCIQYVAPNLDSHSAKDLEKMTPDELYEMSRSNFKCWCHDSRRVMQT, from the exons ACACAAATGCTCAGCATGCTACAAGCAATATAAGAAGAAAGAGCATCTTATCGAGCATATGAGAGTTTCATATCACTCTGTTCATCAGCCTAGATGTGGAGTCTGCCTAAAGCACTGCAAATCATTTGAATCATTGAGAGAACATCTAATGG GTccactttcaaaatcaaattgttcaAAAATTTTCTCAGAGCAAGGTTGTGGGCTTTGTTTGAGAGTACTTGATGGTCCGGAATCTCTCAGTGATCACCAAGACATTTGCTGCATAACAGCACCTGTTCACCAA GGAACAAGTCTACCACCAACTGATTTATCCGATTGTTACGAAGAAGATCGTTCTGATCGAGGCCTTGGAGCAATAGCTATTGATTGTGTAATGGCTGGTGGAGGAAGTGATGGTGCACTGGACATTTGTGTTTGGATATGCCTTGTTGATGAAGATgagaaattgattttcaatacTTTCGTACAACCACAAATACCGATCACGAACTATAG GCATGAAGTAACTGGGCTAAAGGAAGAACATATGAGGTATGCCATGCCACTGAAAAATGTCCAGGAAAAAGTATTGAAACTCTTGTTAAATGGAGAATCCATTGGGAGATTGAGATTGAATGGTGGTAAAGCTAAGCTTCTTGTCGGCCATGACTTGGAGCATGATTTAGATTGCCTGAGATTGAATTATCCCGATCATATGTTGAG GGACACGGCTAGATATCATCCATtgatgaaaacaaatttggtTAGTCATTCTCTCAAGTACCTTACTCGAGCATATTTGGG GTATGATATTCGGCAAGATGGGCACGACCCTTACGAAAACTGTGTTTCAGTAATGCGATTGTATAAAAGAATGCGTAGTCTTGATCACCATAGACAAGTTATGACCCTGTCAATTACTCCTTCCTGTATCCAGTATGTTGCTCCCAATCTTGATTCCCATAGTGCAAAAGATCTTGAAAAGATGACTCCAGATGAACTTTATGAGATGTCGAGATCAAACTTTAAGTGTTGGTGTCATGACTCCAGACGAGTTATGCAGACTTAG
- the LOC101206525 gene encoding apoptosis-enhancing nuclease isoform X2 — translation MDSDHDPLKTPSLRHKCSACYKQYKKKEHLIEHMRVSYHSVHQPRCGVCLKHCKSFESLREHLMEQGCGLCLRVLDGPESLSDHQDICCITAPVHQGTSLPPTDLSDCYEEDRSDRGLGAIAIDCVMAGGGSDGALDICVWICLVDEDEKLIFNTFVQPQIPITNYRHEVTGLKEEHMRYAMPLKNVQEKVLKLLLNGESIGRLRLNGGKAKLLVGHDLEHDLDCLRLNYPDHMLRDTARYHPLMKTNLVSHSLKYLTRAYLGYDIRQDGHDPYENCVSVMRLYKRMRSLDHHRQVMTLSITPSCIQYVAPNLDSHSAKDLEKMTPDELYEMSRSNFKCWCHDSRRVMQT, via the exons ACACAAATGCTCAGCATGCTACAAGCAATATAAGAAGAAAGAGCATCTTATCGAGCATATGAGAGTTTCATATCACTCTGTTCATCAGCCTAGATGTGGAGTCTGCCTAAAGCACTGCAAATCATTTGAATCATTGAGAGAACATCTAATGG AGCAAGGTTGTGGGCTTTGTTTGAGAGTACTTGATGGTCCGGAATCTCTCAGTGATCACCAAGACATTTGCTGCATAACAGCACCTGTTCACCAA GGAACAAGTCTACCACCAACTGATTTATCCGATTGTTACGAAGAAGATCGTTCTGATCGAGGCCTTGGAGCAATAGCTATTGATTGTGTAATGGCTGGTGGAGGAAGTGATGGTGCACTGGACATTTGTGTTTGGATATGCCTTGTTGATGAAGATgagaaattgattttcaatacTTTCGTACAACCACAAATACCGATCACGAACTATAG GCATGAAGTAACTGGGCTAAAGGAAGAACATATGAGGTATGCCATGCCACTGAAAAATGTCCAGGAAAAAGTATTGAAACTCTTGTTAAATGGAGAATCCATTGGGAGATTGAGATTGAATGGTGGTAAAGCTAAGCTTCTTGTCGGCCATGACTTGGAGCATGATTTAGATTGCCTGAGATTGAATTATCCCGATCATATGTTGAG GGACACGGCTAGATATCATCCATtgatgaaaacaaatttggtTAGTCATTCTCTCAAGTACCTTACTCGAGCATATTTGGG GTATGATATTCGGCAAGATGGGCACGACCCTTACGAAAACTGTGTTTCAGTAATGCGATTGTATAAAAGAATGCGTAGTCTTGATCACCATAGACAAGTTATGACCCTGTCAATTACTCCTTCCTGTATCCAGTATGTTGCTCCCAATCTTGATTCCCATAGTGCAAAAGATCTTGAAAAGATGACTCCAGATGAACTTTATGAGATGTCGAGATCAAACTTTAAGTGTTGGTGTCATGACTCCAGACGAGTTATGCAGACTTAG